The Chryseobacterium geocarposphaerae genome window below encodes:
- a CDS encoding DUF6443 domain-containing protein: MKKSILFILLFVAQIISAQTPTATENYIYTKTYLSADGSKKTETVQYFDGLGRAKEVVQVKATPLGKDLVVPVTYDQLGRQTKTLLPVPVATANSGIHGTDESTVNSYYGVGNAFSEQKLENSPLARVLEAAGPGTEWAMSTGHTTKMQYLTNTTADQVKKYTTSVSWSNATLTTGISSVSFYDANQLSKNKITDENGNVTIDFKNSEGKTVLLRKGEGADKLDTYYLYNTYGQLAFVISPKADQQITSGNNTITTQILDDLCYQYVYDNKFRLVEKKLPGKGWEYMVYDLQNRLVASQDANMRNNPESPNKWLFTRYDKLGRAVYTGQFTGGTRLQEQNNANAKGLNNESRSTTAFTLNGQEIFYTNTAYPSATFVPYSINYYDTYPVGNRDFTFYPLNTEVLTFYMTNTIQSFSSNGVNSVRSLKSMPTSSYVKNLDDDSWSASHIWYDALLRPVGSKNVNHLGGYTNTEKELDFSGAVLRANTFHKKANANTETVIKERFTYDDQYRLKQHYHQVNGNTEELLAQYAYNELGQVSGKTLGNGIQDINYTYNIKGMVTKVNDPSNLNGKLFGYELKFASTSDASVAPANYNGNITEMIWKSTADNTLKKYSYRYDQYNRLLAGVYQEPETTIPQNGFYNETMNYDANGNITGLQRNQKNTGGSAAQIDNLTYAYAGNRLLTVTDSSQNYAGYPDVSGNTIGYDDNGNMKNQLDKGILQIDYNLLNLPKKITFNQTYEVRNVITGLYDTNNITTQYTYRADGVKLKKLYTYGIAKNSLEVFKTTEYLDGFQYEFEGAFLLDSVLKFVPTSEGYYNFENNKYIYTYTDHLGNVRLSYAKGTNGSAEALEENSYYPFGLKQQTPAIGVGNPAYKYQYNGKELQEETGWNDYGARMYMSDIGRWGVVDPLAESSRRYSPYAYALNNPMRFIDPDGRSAMDSFYNYHNYSNENRPMFSTDNDGNMYTNPIYQHNSYIDATGAVGGSGGGNPALNIILNFLRADKENLGSFVDSDFEKNGWHVIDATTLTDALTKLTEYLGKSQADNIYINAHGLVGKRYTFDKDGTAIRNPETGEYILTDDTGFYTNLETEKIYGTDLQQYSSDSSKLSVAKKGSIDSLIGIGNYVKDGKNLIMGSCFSANDVLFGTGLSSNIKSRDIFANRDYSSLWPNSQGTIRFQDFTGFNQTSKKNYENGWVWYRDGKATQTNFNIIMTKYGVKTIK; encoded by the coding sequence AAAGAAGTCGTTCAGGTAAAAGCAACCCCTTTGGGAAAAGACTTAGTAGTCCCTGTAACCTATGACCAGCTTGGGAGGCAGACCAAAACCCTGCTGCCCGTTCCCGTAGCCACTGCCAATTCCGGCATCCATGGTACCGATGAAAGCACCGTAAACAGCTATTACGGAGTGGGCAATGCATTTTCCGAACAAAAGCTTGAAAACTCTCCCTTAGCCAGAGTACTCGAAGCAGCCGGCCCCGGAACAGAATGGGCGATGTCAACCGGACATACCACCAAGATGCAGTATCTTACCAATACCACTGCCGATCAGGTAAAAAAATACACTACCTCGGTTTCCTGGAGCAATGCTACCCTTACCACCGGCATCAGCAGTGTATCATTCTATGATGCCAACCAGCTCTCTAAAAACAAAATAACCGATGAAAACGGAAATGTCACCATAGACTTCAAAAATTCCGAAGGCAAAACCGTATTGCTGAGAAAAGGAGAAGGTGCCGATAAACTGGACACCTATTACCTGTACAACACTTACGGGCAGCTGGCCTTTGTGATCTCTCCCAAAGCAGACCAGCAGATTACGTCCGGCAACAATACCATAACCACGCAGATCCTGGATGATCTCTGCTACCAATACGTCTATGACAATAAATTCAGGCTCGTAGAGAAAAAACTTCCGGGCAAAGGCTGGGAATATATGGTCTATGACCTTCAGAACCGTCTCGTAGCTTCCCAGGATGCCAATATGAGAAACAACCCGGAAAGCCCTAACAAATGGCTTTTTACCCGTTACGACAAATTGGGAAGAGCAGTGTATACAGGCCAGTTTACCGGAGGAACCAGACTGCAGGAGCAGAATAACGCCAATGCCAAAGGGCTGAATAATGAAAGCAGAAGCACCACCGCCTTTACCCTGAACGGGCAGGAGATCTTTTATACCAACACTGCGTATCCTTCCGCTACATTCGTTCCCTATAGCATTAATTATTACGATACCTATCCTGTCGGTAATCGTGATTTTACTTTCTATCCGCTCAATACGGAGGTATTGACGTTTTATATGACCAACACCATTCAGTCGTTCTCCAGCAATGGGGTCAACAGCGTAAGAAGTTTGAAATCCATGCCTACCTCCTCCTATGTCAAAAACCTGGATGACGACAGCTGGTCTGCTTCCCATATCTGGTATGATGCCTTGCTGAGACCTGTAGGAAGTAAGAACGTCAACCACTTAGGAGGTTATACCAATACTGAAAAAGAGCTTGATTTTTCAGGAGCCGTATTGCGTGCCAATACCTTCCATAAAAAAGCAAATGCCAATACCGAAACCGTAATTAAAGAAAGATTTACCTATGACGATCAGTACAGGCTAAAGCAGCACTATCACCAGGTGAACGGAAATACCGAAGAGCTCCTGGCACAATATGCATACAATGAGCTGGGGCAGGTTTCCGGAAAAACCTTAGGAAACGGGATCCAGGATATCAACTATACCTACAATATCAAAGGAATGGTGACCAAAGTCAACGATCCTTCCAACCTCAACGGGAAGCTTTTCGGATATGAGCTGAAATTCGCCTCCACTTCCGATGCTTCGGTGGCACCTGCCAATTATAACGGGAACATCACCGAAATGATCTGGAAAAGTACCGCTGATAATACCCTGAAAAAATACAGCTACCGCTACGATCAGTACAACAGGCTGTTGGCGGGAGTGTACCAGGAGCCGGAAACCACCATTCCCCAGAATGGCTTCTACAATGAAACCATGAACTACGATGCCAACGGAAACATTACCGGTCTGCAGAGGAACCAGAAAAACACGGGTGGTTCTGCGGCGCAGATTGATAACCTTACCTATGCCTATGCAGGCAACAGGCTACTGACGGTAACTGACAGCTCGCAGAACTATGCCGGCTATCCCGATGTCTCAGGAAACACCATCGGGTACGATGACAACGGAAACATGAAGAACCAGCTAGACAAAGGAATATTGCAGATCGATTATAACCTTCTGAACCTTCCTAAAAAGATCACCTTCAATCAGACATATGAAGTAAGAAATGTAATCACAGGGTTATACGATACGAATAATATTACCACCCAATATACGTACCGTGCAGACGGGGTAAAGCTGAAAAAGCTCTATACGTATGGAATCGCAAAAAACAGTTTGGAAGTATTTAAAACCACGGAATACCTCGATGGTTTTCAATATGAATTTGAAGGAGCGTTTTTATTAGATTCTGTATTGAAGTTCGTGCCGACTTCAGAAGGCTATTACAATTTTGAAAATAATAAGTATATTTACACCTATACCGACCATTTGGGAAATGTGCGTCTCAGCTACGCTAAAGGTACCAATGGCAGCGCAGAAGCTCTTGAAGAAAACAGCTATTATCCATTTGGGTTAAAACAGCAAACGCCGGCAATAGGAGTAGGAAATCCTGCCTATAAATACCAATATAATGGCAAAGAATTACAGGAAGAAACCGGATGGAACGATTACGGGGCAAGAATGTATATGTCCGATATCGGAAGATGGGGCGTGGTAGATCCTTTGGCAGAAAGCAGCAGGAGATATTCTCCTTACGCGTATGCACTTAATAATCCTATGAGATTTATTGATCCTGACGGAAGAAGTGCAATGGACAGTTTTTATAACTACCATAATTATTCTAATGAAAACCGTCCTATGTTTTCTACGGATAATGATGGGAATATGTATACTAACCCAATCTATCAGCATAACAGTTATATTGATGCTACAGGAGCTGTTGGTGGAAGTGGTGGAGGAAACCCCGCGTTAAATATTATTCTTAATTTTCTAAGAGCAGATAAAGAAAATCTTGGAAGTTTTGTAGATAGTGATTTCGAAAAAAATGGATGGCATGTCATTGATGCTACAACCTTAACAGATGCCTTAACTAAATTAACTGAATATTTGGGAAAAAGCCAAGCAGATAATATTTATATTAATGCACATGGTCTGGTAGGCAAACGTTATACTTTTGATAAAGATGGAACTGCTATTCGTAATCCAGAAACCGGTGAATATATATTGACAGATGATACTGGTTTTTATACCAACCTTGAAACTGAAAAAATATATGGAACCGATCTCCAACAGTACAGTTCTGATTCTAGTAAATTATCTGTCGCCAAAAAAGGCAGCATAGATAGTCTTATTGGGATTGGTAATTATGTTAAAGATGGAAAAAATCTAATCATGGGATCTTGTTTCTCAGCAAATGATGTGCTTTTTGGTACAGGGCTTTCTTCCAACATAAAATCCAGAGATATTTTTGCAAATAGGGATTATTCAAGTTTATGGCCAAATAGTCAAGGGACTATAAGATTTCAAGACTTTACTGGATTTAATCAAACTTCCAAGAAAAATTACGAAAATGGATGGGTTTGGTATAGAGATGGTAAAGCTACTCAAACAAATTTTAATATTATAATGACAAAATATGGAGTCAAAACAATTAAATAA
- a CDS encoding IS1 family transposase, which yields MIEDHSSCIRVSDTKICCFCYSKHIIKNGTTKTGKQQYFCKNCHKRFIEYYTYNAYRKTTNSNIIQLTKEGLGIRSTARILKISTTTLLKRITCIAGKICQPENYIHQQYELDEMRIFIKKKANPQWLVYAINKNTKTIAAFYIGKRTNKTLNAVIKTVMHSKPQKIYTDKLRNYQYLIPKEIHDTKRFGTNSIERKNLSIRTHLKRLNRRTICFSKSSLILGCILKIYFWL from the coding sequence ATGATTGAAGATCATTCCTCGTGTATCAGAGTTAGTGATACAAAAATCTGCTGTTTCTGTTATTCAAAGCATATTATTAAAAATGGGACTACAAAAACAGGAAAACAACAGTATTTCTGCAAAAACTGTCATAAAAGATTTATAGAATATTATACTTATAATGCTTATCGTAAAACTACCAATTCAAATATCATTCAACTGACAAAGGAAGGCTTAGGGATAAGAAGTACGGCCCGGATATTAAAAATTTCAACAACAACCCTGCTTAAAAGAATTACCTGTATTGCCGGTAAGATTTGCCAACCTGAAAATTACATCCATCAGCAGTATGAACTTGATGAAATGAGAATCTTTATCAAGAAAAAAGCAAATCCTCAATGGTTGGTGTATGCCATTAATAAAAATACCAAAACCATCGCAGCATTCTATATTGGAAAAAGAACAAACAAGACCCTAAATGCTGTTATAAAAACTGTAATGCATTCAAAGCCGCAAAAGATTTATACCGATAAACTTAGAAATTATCAATACCTGATTCCAAAAGAAATCCATGATACTAAAAGATTTGGAACCAACTCCATAGAAAGGAAAAATTTAAGTATCAGAACCCACCTTAAAAGACTGAACAGAAGAACAATTTGTTTCAGTAAAAGTAGTTTGATACTTGGCTGTATCTTAAAAATATATTTTTGGTTATAA
- a CDS encoding T9SS type A sorting domain-containing protein, whose protein sequence is MKKLYIGAYFLCTVLSVSAQEVLWQKDIKSTTQDFLSQVTPTVDLQYLITGSSIQSKSLSQAASSQKQNNGYDFHLVKLNQQGEEVWEKYFAGKNHDYLSASLSTQDGGFLLAGTSYSGKGLDKKDDSKGGSDIWLIRINEFGDELWQKTIGSTSDEEARAVIQTTDLGFVVAGNIQNSANGYGSKDVLVIKLDKNGKEISQLILGGKGLDEVEKMIPTRDGGVLLGVYSRSSEFRGSGSGLQNSETNSGTGSTTTNPESRYPKSTNNQGEGDYWIIKLSKEGKVEWEKNYGGTGDDHLRTLAMTTSGFIIGGESRSERSGNKTVGIEEGTDLWLISLNERGEEIWQKSYNFKNRDVLMGMHVILGHNEREKNKDLTKGILLGGYTQAEGRIETDDETFWMLYVDENGNEQWRKHVKGESRKREERLSDIKLNRDGSIILAGTSAEELGKENWKIVKLGDQQVDQLIEKQDIRIYPNPVSDYTYVEIGFDFKEADITMYDMSGRQLQQIKTKNRVTKINTQPLIQGAYLITIKTDDNKTANAKLIKK, encoded by the coding sequence ATGAAAAAACTCTATATCGGTGCATACTTTCTATGCACAGTTCTGAGCGTTTCGGCTCAGGAAGTTTTATGGCAGAAAGACATCAAATCCACCACTCAGGATTTTCTAAGCCAGGTAACTCCAACCGTAGACCTTCAATACTTAATTACCGGAAGCTCCATTCAGTCTAAAAGCCTGTCGCAAGCAGCCAGCAGCCAAAAGCAGAACAACGGTTACGATTTCCATCTCGTAAAACTCAACCAACAGGGAGAAGAAGTCTGGGAAAAATACTTTGCAGGTAAGAACCACGATTACCTTTCCGCATCCCTATCCACTCAGGACGGAGGCTTTCTCTTAGCAGGAACTTCCTATTCAGGCAAAGGGCTAGACAAAAAAGACGATTCCAAAGGAGGCTCCGATATCTGGTTGATTAGAATCAATGAATTTGGTGATGAATTATGGCAGAAAACCATTGGAAGCACTTCCGATGAAGAAGCCAGAGCTGTCATTCAAACCACCGACTTAGGCTTCGTTGTCGCAGGAAATATTCAAAACTCTGCAAATGGCTATGGTTCCAAAGATGTTCTTGTCATTAAACTAGACAAAAACGGAAAAGAAATCTCCCAACTTATTTTAGGCGGGAAAGGCTTAGACGAAGTAGAAAAAATGATTCCAACGAGAGACGGAGGAGTTTTATTAGGAGTCTATTCCAGAAGTTCCGAGTTTCGAGGTTCGGGTTCCGGATTACAGAATTCGGAGACAAATTCAGGTACTGGCAGTACTACCACGAATCCCGAATCCCGTTACCCTAAATCCACGAATAATCAAGGAGAAGGCGATTACTGGATCATTAAGCTCAGCAAAGAAGGCAAAGTGGAATGGGAAAAGAACTATGGCGGAACAGGAGACGATCACTTAAGAACATTAGCTATGACTACTTCAGGCTTTATCATAGGAGGCGAAAGCCGTTCCGAGAGATCAGGCAATAAAACCGTAGGCATAGAAGAAGGTACCGACCTTTGGCTCATCTCCTTAAACGAAAGAGGCGAAGAAATCTGGCAGAAATCCTACAACTTTAAAAACAGGGATGTTTTAATGGGAATGCATGTCATCTTAGGTCATAACGAAAGAGAAAAGAATAAAGACCTCACCAAAGGAATACTACTTGGAGGCTATACCCAGGCAGAAGGCAGAATAGAAACCGATGATGAAACCTTCTGGATGCTGTATGTAGATGAAAACGGTAACGAACAGTGGAGAAAACATGTAAAAGGCGAATCCAGAAAGAGAGAAGAAAGACTTTCGGATATTAAACTGAATAGAGACGGCTCTATTATTCTGGCAGGAACCAGTGCTGAAGAATTAGGCAAAGAGAACTGGAAGATTGTAAAACTCGGAGATCAGCAGGTAGACCAGCTCATAGAAAAGCAGGATATCAGGATCTATCCGAATCCGGTATCCGATTATACCTATGTAGAAATTGGCTTTGATTTCAAGGAAGCGGATATTACGATGTATGATATGTCAGGAAGACAGCTCCAACAAATCAAAACCAAGAACAGGGTAACCAAGATCAATACTCAGCCTTTGATACAGGGAGCTTACCTGATTACGATAAAAACAGACGATAACAAAACTGCGAATGCTAAACTGATTAAGAAATAA
- a CDS encoding YceI family protein: MKKISVIALVGVGLLLASCNKNKSAEAAATGTEQAVAESKGEVLAVDTVASVVNWKAFHKGGMAPRWGTLTVKSGDLSIENGNVAAGNFVIDMNSLKVDPASVTEKDKKPADLEAHLKNPDFFDTAKNPTSDFKITSVTDLKEAPKDAVAGANKTVSGNLTLSGKTMNVTFPAKVDVAEGTAAIQAKFTVNRADWGIKFGTSEADPAEWMISKDIEIAVDVKAKK, encoded by the coding sequence ATGAAAAAAATCAGTGTAATTGCATTAGTAGGAGTAGGATTGCTTTTGGCATCTTGTAACAAAAACAAATCAGCTGAAGCAGCAGCTACGGGAACAGAGCAGGCAGTAGCAGAAAGCAAAGGAGAAGTATTGGCAGTGGATACAGTAGCTTCTGTAGTGAACTGGAAAGCTTTTCACAAAGGAGGAATGGCTCCTCGTTGGGGAACTTTGACGGTAAAATCCGGAGATCTTAGCATCGAAAACGGGAATGTAGCAGCTGGGAACTTTGTCATCGATATGAACTCTCTTAAAGTAGATCCGGCTTCAGTTACTGAAAAAGATAAAAAACCGGCTGACCTTGAAGCTCACTTGAAAAACCCTGACTTCTTCGATACGGCAAAAAATCCAACCTCTGACTTTAAAATCACCAGCGTAACAGATCTTAAAGAAGCACCGAAAGATGCTGTAGCAGGAGCTAACAAAACAGTAAGCGGAAACCTTACTCTATCCGGAAAAACAATGAATGTTACCTTCCCGGCTAAAGTAGACGTTGCAGAAGGTACTGCAGCAATTCAGGCTAAATTTACAGTAAACAGAGCAGACTGGGGAATCAAATTCGGAACTTCTGAAGCAGATCCTGCAGAATGGATGATCAGCAAAGACATCGAAATCGCAGTAGACGTGAAAGCTAAGAAATAA